In Rattus rattus isolate New Zealand chromosome 9, Rrattus_CSIRO_v1, whole genome shotgun sequence, a genomic segment contains:
- the Rtn4rl1 gene encoding reticulon-4 receptor-like 1: MLRKGCCVELLLLLLAGELPLSGGCPRDCVCYPSPMTVSCQAHNFAAIPEGIPEDSERIFLQNNHITFLQQGHFSPAMVTLWIYSNNITFIAPNTFEGFVHLEELDLGDNRQLRTLAPETFQGLVKLHALYLYKCGLSSLPAGIFGGLHSLQYLYLQDNHIEYLQDDIFVDLVNLSHLFLHGNKLWSLGQGIFRGLVNLDRLLLHENQLQWVHHKAFHDLHRLTTLFLFNNSLTELQGDCLAPLVALEFLRLNGNAWDCGCRARSLWEWLRRFRGSSSVVPCATPELRQGQDLKSLRVEDFRNCTGPASPHQIKSHTLSTSDRAARKEHHPSHGASRDKGHPHGHLPGSRSGSKKPGKNCTSHRNRNQISKGSAGKELPELQDYAPDYQHKFSFDIMPTARPKRKGKCARRTPIRAPSGVQQASSGTALGVSLLAWILGLVVSLR; the protein is encoded by the coding sequence gGTGCTGTGTGGaattgctgctgttgctgctggctGGAGAGCTACCTCTGAGTGGTGGTTGTCCTCGAGACTGTGTGTGCTACCCCTCGCCCATGACTGTCAGTTGCCAGGCACACAACTTTGCCGCCATCCCCGAGGGCATCCCAGAGGACAGCGAGCGCATCTTCCTGCAGAACAATCACATCACcttcctccagcagggccacTTCAGCCCCGCCATGGTCACCCTCTGGATCTACTCCAACAACATCACTTTCATTGCTCCCAACACCTTTGAGGGCTTTGTGCATCTGGAGGAGCTAGACCTTGGAGACAACCGGCAGCTTCGAACGCTGGCACCTGAGACCTTCCAAGGCCTGGTGAAGCTTCACGCCCTCTACCTCTACAAGTGCGGACTGAGCTCCCTGCCCGCGGGCATCTTTGGTGGCCTGCACAGCCTGCAGTACCTCTACTTGCAGGACAACCATATTGAGTACCTCCAAGATGACATCTTTGTGGACCTGGTCAACCTCAGTCACTTGTTTCTCCATGGCAACAAGCTATGGAGCCTGGGCCAGGGCATCTTCCGGGGCCTGGTGAACCTGGACCGGTTGCTGCTGCATGAGAACCAGCTACAGTGGGTCCACCACAAGGCTTTCCATGACCTCCACAGGCTAACCACCCTCTTTCTCTTCAACAATAGCCTCACCGAGCTGCAGGGTGACTGCCTGGCCCCCCTGGTGGCCCTGGAGTTTCTTCGCCTCAATGGGAATGCTTGGGACTGTGGCTGCCGGGCACGGTCCCTGTGGGAATGGCTGCGAAGGTTCCGTGGCTCCAGCTCTGTTGTCCCCTGCGCGACTCCGGAGCTGCGGCAAGGCCAGGACCTGAAGTCGCTGAGGGTTGAGGACTTCCGGAACTGCACCGGACCAGCGTCTCCTCACCAGATCAAGTCTCACACGCTTAGCACCTCTGACAGGGCTGCCCGCAAGGAGCACCATCCCTCCCACGGTGCCTCCAGGGACAAAGGCCACCCACATGGCCATCTGCCTGGCTCCAGGTCAGGTTCCAAGAAGCCAGGCAAGAACTGCACCAGCCACAGGAACCGAAACCAGATCTCTAAGGGGAGCGCTGGGAAAGAGCTTCCTGAACTGCAGGACTATGCCCCCGACTATCAGCACAAATTCAGCTTTGACATCATGCCCACTGCACGACCCAAGAGGAAGGGCAAGTGTGCCCGCAGGACCCCCATCCGTGCCCCCAGTGGGGTGCAGCAGGCCTCCTCAGGCACGGCCCTCGGGGTCTCACTCCTGGCCTGGATACTGGGGCTGGTGGTATCTCTCCGCTGA